One Kitasatospora sp. NBC_01287 DNA window includes the following coding sequences:
- a CDS encoding TrkA family potassium uptake protein yields MKAGEADARIVLPARRGVPPLRQVGLRVAIALAVLVATTLLVYLDRAGYHDNAHDTLSLLDAAYYATVTLSTTGYGDITPVSDGARLANILVITPLRVVFLIILVGTTLEVLAERTRRQWRIGRWRSSVHDHAVIVGYGTKGRSAVQTLLGQGLGKERIVVVDPQRRVVEQAALDGLTGVVGDATRTDTLLRAEVPKAAQVVVATERDDTAVLVALTVRQLNRAATLVAAVREDENAPLLRQSGADVVVTSSSSAGRLLGMSMLSPNAGAVMEDLLTYGKGLNVVERPVTRAEAGQSPRACPDLVVAVVRGRRVLDFADPEAAELRLTDRVITIQRSTPVG; encoded by the coding sequence GTGAAGGCCGGCGAGGCGGACGCCCGGATCGTGCTGCCCGCCCGGCGCGGCGTGCCGCCGCTGCGCCAGGTCGGGCTGCGGGTGGCGATCGCGCTGGCCGTGCTGGTGGCCACCACGCTGCTCGTCTACCTGGACCGCGCCGGCTACCACGACAACGCGCACGACACCCTCTCGCTGCTGGACGCCGCCTACTACGCCACCGTCACCCTCTCCACCACCGGCTACGGCGACATCACCCCGGTCAGCGACGGCGCGCGGCTGGCCAACATCCTGGTGATCACCCCGCTGCGCGTGGTCTTCCTGATCATCCTGGTCGGCACCACCCTGGAGGTGCTGGCCGAACGGACCCGCCGGCAGTGGCGGATCGGACGTTGGAGGTCCTCCGTGCACGACCACGCGGTGATCGTCGGATACGGCACCAAGGGGCGCAGCGCCGTGCAGACGCTGCTCGGCCAGGGGCTGGGCAAGGAGCGGATCGTGGTGGTCGACCCGCAGCGCCGGGTGGTCGAGCAGGCCGCCCTGGACGGTCTGACCGGCGTGGTGGGCGACGCCACCAGGACCGACACGCTGCTGCGCGCCGAGGTGCCGAAGGCCGCCCAGGTGGTGGTGGCCACCGAGCGGGACGACACCGCCGTGTTGGTCGCCCTGACGGTCCGCCAGCTCAACCGGGCCGCCACCCTGGTCGCCGCCGTCCGGGAGGACGAGAACGCCCCGCTGCTGCGGCAGAGCGGGGCGGACGTGGTGGTGACCAGCTCCAGTTCGGCCGGGCGACTGCTCGGCATGTCGATGCTCAGCCCGAACGCCGGCGCGGTGATGGAGGACCTGCTCACCTACGGCAAGGGCCTGAACGTCGTCGAGCGCCCGGTCACCCGGGCCGAGGCCGGGCAGAGCCCGAGGGCCTGCCCGGACCTGGTGGTGGCGGTGGTCCGGGGCCGGCGGGTGCTCGACTTCGCCGACCCCGAGGCCGCCGAGCTGCGGCTGACCGACCGGGTGATCACCATCCAGCGGTCCACCCCGGTCGGCTAG
- a CDS encoding molybdopterin molybdotransferase MoeA: protein MGTAGTATPTPVASWPRARAIARQAAARPLPAVERELAAALGHTLAAPLAALTDLPAFDTSAMDGWAVAGPGPWRLAGRVLAGRTPPPLADGWATGIATGAQLPPGATAVLRREHGRVERPALASGTLHPTGRAELAPGQDVRPRGQECRSGEELLPAGTPVTAAVLGLAAACGYDTLTVRRRPTVELLVLGDELLPSGLPGPGLVRDALGPLLQPWLGAAGAELLGRRTVRDDFALLRDAVRYSTAEVVVTTGGTAAGPVDFLHAALAECGARLLVDGVAVRPGHPMLLAELPPAAPGTGPVRHLVGLPGNPLAAVAGAVTLALPLLDALSGRRTGPGRFARAGAALPGHPEDTRLLPVRSTADGPVPLAFDGPAMLRGLALAQALAVVPPGGLAAGEPVELLGVPG from the coding sequence GTGGGCACGGCCGGCACCGCCACCCCCACGCCGGTGGCCTCCTGGCCGCGGGCCCGCGCGATCGCCCGCCAGGCGGCAGCCCGGCCGCTGCCCGCCGTCGAGCGCGAGCTCGCGGCCGCGCTCGGCCACACCCTGGCCGCACCGCTGGCCGCGCTCACCGACCTGCCCGCCTTCGACACCTCCGCGATGGACGGCTGGGCGGTGGCGGGCCCGGGGCCGTGGCGGCTGGCCGGCCGGGTGCTGGCCGGGCGCACCCCGCCGCCGCTGGCAGACGGCTGGGCCACCGGGATCGCCACCGGCGCCCAGCTGCCGCCCGGCGCCACCGCCGTGCTGCGCCGTGAGCACGGCCGGGTCGAGCGCCCCGCCCTGGCCTCCGGCACCCTGCACCCGACCGGCCGCGCCGAGCTGGCGCCCGGGCAGGACGTGCGCCCGCGCGGGCAGGAGTGCCGCAGCGGTGAGGAGCTGCTGCCGGCCGGGACCCCGGTGACCGCGGCCGTCCTGGGCCTCGCCGCGGCCTGCGGCTACGACACGCTGACGGTCCGTCGCCGGCCCACCGTCGAGCTGCTGGTGCTCGGCGACGAGCTGCTGCCCTCCGGCCTGCCGGGGCCCGGGCTGGTGCGCGACGCGCTCGGGCCGCTGCTGCAGCCCTGGCTCGGCGCGGCGGGTGCCGAACTGCTGGGGCGGCGCACGGTCCGCGACGATTTCGCGCTGCTGCGGGACGCCGTGCGGTACTCGACGGCCGAGGTGGTGGTGACCACCGGTGGTACCGCGGCCGGCCCGGTGGACTTCCTGCACGCGGCGCTCGCCGAGTGCGGTGCCCGGCTGCTGGTCGACGGGGTGGCGGTCCGTCCCGGGCACCCGATGCTGCTGGCCGAGCTGCCGCCGGCCGCCCCGGGGACCGGGCCAGTGCGCCACCTGGTCGGGCTGCCGGGCAACCCGCTGGCCGCGGTGGCCGGCGCCGTGACCTTGGCGCTGCCGCTATTGGACGCGCTCAGCGGGCGCCGGACGGGCCCCGGGCGCTTCGCGCGCGCCGGCGCCGCACTGCCGGGCCACCCCGAGGACACCCGGTTGCTGCCGGTGCGCTCGACCGCCGACGGCCCGGTGCCGCTGGCCTTCGACGGCCCCGCCATGCTGCGCGGCCTGGCGCTCGCGCAGGCGCTGGCGGTGGTCCCGCCGGGCGGCCTGGCGGCGGGGGAGCCGGTGGAGCTGCTGGGCGTGCCGGGGTGA